The following proteins are encoded in a genomic region of Oncorhynchus keta strain PuntledgeMale-10-30-2019 chromosome 8, Oket_V2, whole genome shotgun sequence:
- the gopc gene encoding Golgi-associated PDZ and coiled-coil motif-containing protein isoform X2 — protein sequence MSASAGVSPSAQGTALVSPGTGLSMFRWLEVLEKEFDKAFVDVDLLLGEIDPDQADITYEGRQKMTSLSSCFAQLCHKAQTIFQLNHKVEAQLVGLRSELTDVQAERVVVEREVHDQLLQLHAMQLQLHAKAGQTVDSDSIKDRMERELQDNKKEKVKEVKLEAEVKLHKKENEALRRHIAVLQAEVYGARLAAKYLDKELAGRVQQIQLLGRDMKGPAHDKLWNQLEAEIHLHRHKTVIRACRGRNDPKKPLPSPVGHETDVLKKTQGVGPIRKVVLAKEDHEGLGISITGGKEHGVPILISEIHPTQPAERCGGLHVGDAILAVNSINLRDAKHKEAVTILSQQRGEIEFEVVYVAPEVDSDDENVEYEDDGGHRYRLYLDELEEGSAASRNNGTADSASLQALEKMSVSDSPENGDTGISSETPSEETLSKAAESGESSS from the exons ATGTCTGCCTCGGCCGGTGTCTCTCCGTCAGCCCAGGGCACTGCCCTGGTCAGTCCGGGCACGGGGTTGTCCATGTTTCGGTGGCTTGAGGTTCTGGAGAAGGAGTTTGACAAGGCGTTTGTTGACGTCGATTTACTACTGGGAGAAATCGATCCAGATCAAGCTGACATCACCTACGAGGGTCGTCAAAAGATGACAAGTCTCAGCTCCTGTTTTGCTCAGCTTTGCCACAAAGCCCAGACGATTTTTCAACTTAATCACAAAGTCGAG gctCAGCTGGTTGGCCTGCGATCAGAGCTGACTGACGTGCAGgcagagagggtggtggtggagagggaggttCACGACCAGCTCCTCCAGCTCCATGCCATGCAGCTGCAGCTTCACGCCAAGGCTGGGCAGACCGTGGACTCGGACTCCATCAAAGACAGGATG gagaGGGAGCTGCAGGACAACAAGAAGGAGAAGGTGAAGGAAGTGAAGTTGGAGGCAGAGGTCAAGCTGCATAAGAAGGAGAATGAGGCCCTCCGCAGGCACATCGCCGTACTGCAGGCTGAGGTCTATGGGGCCAGACTGGCAGCCAAGTACCTGGACAAAGAGCTGGCTGGAAG AGTTCAGCAGATCCAGTTACTGGGTCGGGACATGAAGGGGCCCGCTCATGACAAACTATGGAACCAGCTGGAGGCTGAGATCCACCTCCACCGCCACAAGACAGTCATCCGAGCCTGCAGGGGGCGCAACGATCCCAAGAAACCCCTACCTTCTCCAGTAGGGCAT GAAACAGATGTACTAAAGAAGACCCAAGGAGTTGGTCCTATTCGTAAAGTAGTGCTGGCCAAAGAAGATCACGAGGGACTTGGAATTTCAATCACG GGTGGTAAGGAACACGGGGTGCCCATCCTGATCTCAGAGATCCATCCTACCCAGCCTGCGGAGCGCTGTGGGGGGCTCCATGTGGGTGATGCCATCCTGGCTGTCAACAGCATCAACCTGAGGGACGCCAAACACAAGGAAGCCGTCACCATCCTCTCACAACAG aggggagagatagagttTGAGGTTGTGTACGTAGCCCCGGAGGTAGACTCTGACGATGAGAACGTGGAGTATGAGGATGACGGCGGCCATCGCTACCGGCTCTACCTAGATGAGCTGGAGGAGGGGTCAGCCGCCAGCAGGAACAACGGCACCGCAGACTCCGCATCGCTACAAG CTCTGGAGAAGATGTCCGTGAGTGACAGCCCGGAGAACGGAGACACCGGGATCTCCAGTGAGACGCCATCGGAGGAGACCCTGTCTAAGGCTGCTGAGTCCGGAGAGAGCTCGtcatag
- the gopc gene encoding Golgi-associated PDZ and coiled-coil motif-containing protein isoform X1 → MSASAGVSPSAQGTALVSPGTGLSMFRWLEVLEKEFDKAFVDVDLLLGEIDPDQADITYEGRQKMTSLSSCFAQLCHKAQTIFQLNHKVEAQLVGLRSELTDVQAERVVVEREVHDQLLQLHAMQLQLHAKAGQTVDSDSIKDRMPVPSVEEMERELQDNKKEKVKEVKLEAEVKLHKKENEALRRHIAVLQAEVYGARLAAKYLDKELAGRVQQIQLLGRDMKGPAHDKLWNQLEAEIHLHRHKTVIRACRGRNDPKKPLPSPVGHETDVLKKTQGVGPIRKVVLAKEDHEGLGISITGGKEHGVPILISEIHPTQPAERCGGLHVGDAILAVNSINLRDAKHKEAVTILSQQRGEIEFEVVYVAPEVDSDDENVEYEDDGGHRYRLYLDELEEGSAASRNNGTADSASLQALEKMSVSDSPENGDTGISSETPSEETLSKAAESGESSS, encoded by the exons ATGTCTGCCTCGGCCGGTGTCTCTCCGTCAGCCCAGGGCACTGCCCTGGTCAGTCCGGGCACGGGGTTGTCCATGTTTCGGTGGCTTGAGGTTCTGGAGAAGGAGTTTGACAAGGCGTTTGTTGACGTCGATTTACTACTGGGAGAAATCGATCCAGATCAAGCTGACATCACCTACGAGGGTCGTCAAAAGATGACAAGTCTCAGCTCCTGTTTTGCTCAGCTTTGCCACAAAGCCCAGACGATTTTTCAACTTAATCACAAAGTCGAG gctCAGCTGGTTGGCCTGCGATCAGAGCTGACTGACGTGCAGgcagagagggtggtggtggagagggaggttCACGACCAGCTCCTCCAGCTCCATGCCATGCAGCTGCAGCTTCACGCCAAGGCTGGGCAGACCGTGGACTCGGACTCCATCAAAGACAGGATG CCTGTTCCCTCAGTGGAGGAGATG gagaGGGAGCTGCAGGACAACAAGAAGGAGAAGGTGAAGGAAGTGAAGTTGGAGGCAGAGGTCAAGCTGCATAAGAAGGAGAATGAGGCCCTCCGCAGGCACATCGCCGTACTGCAGGCTGAGGTCTATGGGGCCAGACTGGCAGCCAAGTACCTGGACAAAGAGCTGGCTGGAAG AGTTCAGCAGATCCAGTTACTGGGTCGGGACATGAAGGGGCCCGCTCATGACAAACTATGGAACCAGCTGGAGGCTGAGATCCACCTCCACCGCCACAAGACAGTCATCCGAGCCTGCAGGGGGCGCAACGATCCCAAGAAACCCCTACCTTCTCCAGTAGGGCAT GAAACAGATGTACTAAAGAAGACCCAAGGAGTTGGTCCTATTCGTAAAGTAGTGCTGGCCAAAGAAGATCACGAGGGACTTGGAATTTCAATCACG GGTGGTAAGGAACACGGGGTGCCCATCCTGATCTCAGAGATCCATCCTACCCAGCCTGCGGAGCGCTGTGGGGGGCTCCATGTGGGTGATGCCATCCTGGCTGTCAACAGCATCAACCTGAGGGACGCCAAACACAAGGAAGCCGTCACCATCCTCTCACAACAG aggggagagatagagttTGAGGTTGTGTACGTAGCCCCGGAGGTAGACTCTGACGATGAGAACGTGGAGTATGAGGATGACGGCGGCCATCGCTACCGGCTCTACCTAGATGAGCTGGAGGAGGGGTCAGCCGCCAGCAGGAACAACGGCACCGCAGACTCCGCATCGCTACAAG CTCTGGAGAAGATGTCCGTGAGTGACAGCCCGGAGAACGGAGACACCGGGATCTCCAGTGAGACGCCATCGGAGGAGACCCTGTCTAAGGCTGCTGAGTCCGGAGAGAGCTCGtcatag